In the Pelorhabdus rhamnosifermentans genome, AGATTTTGACTTCGGTACTGGAGACTTCACTGTTGATTGGTGGGAGTATAGAACATTATCAACGGATCAAACATTCATTATAACTGGTACAACACAAACATTTGCTTTTGGATTGTGTACATTTAATATCGTACGTTGCTTATTATCGTCTAATAACAGTGCCTGGGATATTGCTGACTATAAATCAATGGGAACGGTTATTTTAAACAATTGGACTCACTATGCCGCAGTACGTAAAGGAAATACTTTTTATACTTTTCAAAATGGAAGTTTAATAAGTACTTGGACATCTACTTTATCAATTGCTAACGTCACAGGAGCAACATTTATAGGAAGTGGGGGAGCATCTTATTATTATCAAGGTTATATAGATGAACTCCGTATATCTAAGGGTATTGCCCGATGGACATCAGACTTTACTCCTCCAACGGCACCTTATTCACCAGGGACAATGGTAAATGTCCCAACCAACCTCGTTGCCACCGCAGGAGATTCCCAAGTATCGCTTTCATGGGCAGAAGTAACCGGTGCAACTGGCTACAACGTCAAACATGCGACTACAGCAGGCGGCCCATATACTACCGTAGGTGCAAATGTATCGACTAGTAATTATGTAGATACAGCCGTAACAAACGGCACCACCTACTATTATGTGGTAACAGCCGTAAATGCCGATGGTGAAAGCGCTAATTCGAATGAAGCGTCTGCAACACCAGCAAAACAAGTGACGCCTCCTTCTTCGGATGGAAATGTACTGTTGCAAGTCACCATGATTGATTCGAGTGATCGAGAATTTCAATTGTCTGCTACAGAAATTGATGGTTTTGTTAACTGGTACAATCATCATTCAAGTACGGATACGGCAAGCTATTCGTTAAACAAAAATATTGGTATTCAAGGGAGTAAAGAGTATTTAGCTTTTGAAAAGATCATCAGCTTCGATGTTATGCCGCTTACGAAATAACTGTTGGTGCCAGGTTGATGGTGCCGTTATAATATAAATCCCGCTCTTAGCGTAATGCTAGGGGCGGGATTTTTTGTTCCAAGAGGTTTTATTATTTTTACTAGGATTTTTTTCCTATTGTTTTAAAATGGGTATCAAATATAATATTGTTAAAATAAATCTGAAGATTTACAACATCTTCACACCTTTTTAATGCCGGGACTTCTACCTCGGCATTGAAACAAAGAAGGCTCATTCTTCGGCAGATTGATATGCTCCCCCACTTAAAGGAGACAGTTCAGATACTGGGGAATGAGCCTTTCCTCCTAACTCTTTAAAATAAAATGAATTTCAAATGTTTCATTGTTATATTAAATATGCGGAATTAATCTATCTGCCTCCGATTTATCTATGGGTGTACGGAGAATATGCCCATAGACACAGAATTCCCTATCTCGGTTTAGGCCGGGGTAGGGATTTATTGTTTAGCTACCAGAAAATATATTATGATAGCTTAAAACTTGTGTAAATATTATTAATGTGGTATTATATGGAATATAGCAACTGACTGTATAGTCAGTTGCTATAGGTTAAGCATGGAAGGTGTGTCTATATGTTAGAAAAATTTGCCTATTTACGGCTGACAACGTGTACTTTGGTTTTATTGATTGTTCTTGGTATTGCTTTAATCGGCGGTATAGTTTTGCCGGCTTCGTGGGGAGAAGAGAATAGTCCAATAGAATGGACGCAAGTAATTATATTAAGTTTTGTGTGTTTAACCACTATCATGGCAAGAATTTACGGGATAGGTACGTTAGTCAGTCGTAAATTGTTTTTGTGGTCAACGCCTATTTGGATGACTGCAATTGGTAGAGAATTAAGCTGGGGGCGGGTTCTTTACGTCGATTCAACAGGACATTTTATTAAATTAACCAATCTTTGGTACGGTTCGTATGTTCATTTTTTCATAGCCTGTGAGCTTATTATTACTATTTTGGGATTATTAAATTATGGATTAATAACAGAAATACGAAATTGGATACATCATGGAACTATACCGCTCTTGGAATTGTTAATCGCATTTAGTGCTGGAATTGTTGCCACAATGGTCGAGCATTATAGTTTTGGGATTTTTGGACCAAACGGGGAGCTGTTTGAAGAGTTAGCGGAATTGGTGTGTTATAGTGGTTTGCTATTACTTATGATAGATTTGGGATTTAATAAAAAAATTCAACCTACTCTGGGTGAAAATGTTAGTTTGTAGGAGAATTTTATGCGGATACTTGATAAGTATATTCTTCGAGAGTTACTTGGCACATTTATTTTCGGCATTGCGGTTTTTTCCAGTTTGTTTATCGGAACAGGCACTCTGTTTCGGCTTGCCAGGTATATGACGAAATATGGTGCATCGATGTTCATGGTGACAAAACTTTTTGTGTATAGTCTTCCGGGCATTGTGGTGCTTACTTTTCCCATGAGCATGCTACTGGCTTCATTGCTTTCATTCGGTCGGTTGTCTGGATCAAGTGAAATTACGGCCATGCGTTCCGGTGGTATCAGTTTCTATCGACTTACGCTACCGGTTTTTTGTGTGGCGTTTGGTGTGAGTATTTTTGCTGTGGCATTTAATGAACTGGTTGTACCTCAGGCCAATTTAGCGTACGATAACCTTGTATATTATGAAATTGAAAAGAATACGGAGCCGAAATTGCAAGAACATATTATTATTAAAGATATTGAGCAAGGAAATGTGCAGCGATTGACTTATGCTAGGCGTTATGATGCCGCAACAAATTCTATGATTGGTCTGATGGTGCAGGAATTTGGAAACGGGGAGCTGGTTCGGGTGGAAAATGCCGAGAGCGCCAATTGGCATGAAAACAAATGGGTAATGCATAACGGAACGATTCATGACTTTTCATCTGAAAGACCAACGGAAATAAATGCTGTGCAGTTTAAGGAACAGGTTTTATCGCTCAATAAAGATCCTAAAGCGATTACCCTTGGGCAAAAAAAGATGAAGGAAATGTCAATTCCAGAACTTAAGCAAGAAATCAGTATACTTCACAATCAGTATGTATCGACTAGCGATTATGAAGTAGAACTTCACCAACGAATTTCGATTCCTATGGCCAGCTTGGTTTTTGCTATGATTGGTGCGCCGTTGGGGGTGCAGCCTCACCGTTCGAGTTCATCCATTGGACTAGGAATCAGCATCATTATTATTTTTATTTATTATGCCATTATGACGCTGATGGCATCACTAGGGCAGGTGGGGACGATTCCCGCCATTCTAGCTGCGTGGTTACCTAATATAATCGGCATACTTGTAGGATTTTATCTGGTTCACAAGGCGTCGCGCTAGAATACTGGAAGGCGATTTATTGGAATTGAAAAAGGAAAAGAGTATGCTGCAGTTGCAGAAAAACGTTTGAGCGCATAATTGAGGACCATTCTGGCTGATTGCTGGAATGAGTCCTTCTTCCTATTTTTTGAAATATATTGTATTTAATACCTTACGCAGTTATACTGAAGGTGAACTAGGGAATAATATATATTTTTTATTGCGCAGCAGGGGCTGCGCTTTTTTATTTAATGCGTACTTGCAACAAAAAAGCCTCCAACTATTTTGATGGAGGCTTTATCAGTAACGTACGCTCTTCTGCTTGTCCACTTTTATTTCAGCCGAATTTAATCGGCTTTTTGCATTTGTTCGATTGTCTTACGAATCATTACTTCCAAAAAGAATTCGGGTAGTTCGTAACCCTCTGGCGGTTTGGATATTACTCTGTATGGCGGTTGCTTTTTTGGCATGTTGATTTGCTCCTTTCGTACTGTTTCGATGACTATTTATTTGCAAAATAAAATGTATAATACTATATTTTGTGAAAACGTCCTGCAAACTATTAACAAAATAGTATTTTATTTGATGGTGGGAAGCCTGTATTAAATATTCTAACGGTTGACAGCATATTGCCATTCTAAAAATGAAATGCTTTGGTTTTGACGGTGTTCCCCTCGCCTCCACCAATTAAATCCGGATTTCTTTACAAAAATAGGAAATGGCTATTTGTCTAGTAATGGACAAATAGCCGTTTTTGGCGTTTGAATGGTGTGTCTAGATTTGTGTTCGCCAATATTTATGAATTGGTGAATTATCATAAATACTTTCGATTAATGACTTGCGGGGGCGGCTCCGGCGAGTCATTTTTTTAGATTAGCCGTTTAACTCGATACGGAGAACCATAACATTAGTAACAGTGCGAATTAATACCCCTTATCCACAAATAAAGTGGATAAGGGGTATTTTGACTTTAATGTTTTGCTCATTTGCTGATATAGCTCTTTAAAGCATCGTTGACGATTTTTGATTGGCTCATTCCTGAATTACGTAACATTTGCAGGTCAGCATATGCATATACATCATTTTCTAAATATAGGCAATTCGACGGTGGCGGTCTTCTAAACTGTCCTGTTTAACCGGAGCTTTGTTCTGTATGATGACTACATGTCTAAATTTCGCGCATATCAGCATTAAGGTGCTATTTCCATCTGAAAATGTTCCAATGACTCGACTTCTCCGACGGACCTACCGATTCAACAATGCATCTTTGGTATTTGGCCGTTAATGAATAGAGGCTTCACTCTTGGCTCTGCCGAAGTTCTTATAATATCAAATATAGATAGTCGGAGAGGTTTCCAAGAAAATTTTTAATGAAGTGGGGGATTTTTTAATATGAAAGTTGCAATAATTTCACCAATTGCGTGGAGGACACCACCGCGGCATTATGGTCCTTGGGAAAGAGTAGTTTCATTATTGGCAGAAGGACTTGTTAAAGAGAATATTGATGTAACACTTTATGCTACTGGCGATTCACTAACGACTGCTAAGCTTCGAAGTGTATGCAAAGCACCTTATGAAGAAGACCGTGAGCTGGATGCTAAGGTTTGGGAATCTTTGCATATTTCCGAAGTCATGGAGCAGGCAAATGAATTTGACATTATACACAATAATTACGATTTCTTACCGCTGACTTATAGTGGACTAATCAAAACTCCCATGGTAACAACAATACATGGCTTTTCTTCGCCGAAAATCCTACCTGTTTATAAAAAATATAATAAAAAAACACACTATGTTTCCATCAGTAATGCTGATAGAAATGGGGAACTTGATTATATAAAGACGGTATACCATGGTATAGATATAGAGAAATTTACCTTAAACAAAGAATGGGGTGATTATTTAGTCTATTTTGGCAGAATACATCCAGACAAAGGCACTAGAGAGGCCATACAAGTTGCTAAAATGGCAAAAATGAAACTCGTTATTGCTGGCATTATTCAGGATCAATCTTATTATGAAAAGTATGTAGAGCCATATCTTAGTGATGAGGTTTGTTACATTGGATCAGTAGGTCCTGAGGAAAGAAATAAAGTGTTAGGTAATGCCTATGCATTATTACATCCAATTCATTTTAACGAGCCATTTGGTCTTAGTATAGTTGAAGCAATGGCGTGTGGGACACCCGTCATTGCCTTTAATAGAGGTTCTATGCCTGAAATTATTCAAGAGGGCATTAATGGGTTTATTGTATCTAGCGTAGAGGAAATGGCTGGGAAGATTAAAGAGGTCATGAATATTTCACGCGAAGTTTGTCGCAAAACTGTCGAATGTAGATTTACACAGGAAAAAATGGTAAAAGAATATATTGAAGTGTATAAAGAAATATTGAAATAGCAGCAGATTATTTTATGGTAGGGCCGGTCGGTTATGATTTAGGCAAAGACTTATAAGGTCGTCTATTTTGGCAGTTCCTACGCACATGACAGAATCGGCGGCACCCCAATAAATTTTAACAGTACCATTTTCTTCAAGAATAGCTCCACAGGTAAAAATCACATTATGAACATATCCTGTTACTTCCCACGGATCTTCCGGTTGTAGAATCCAGCTGTCGCCGACTCCGAGAATGATCGCAGGATTATCTAGTTTGTGTAAGGCGACGCCTAGCCGATAAATTGCTCCATCCATGGTGGGAAAGACACCGTGATAAATAGAAAGCCAACCTTGGTCAGTTTTGATGGGCGTTGCTCCGGGGCCAATTTTCATTTGATCCCAGTGATAGGGTACAGGCATCATGATTAACTCCGATTCTCCCCAATAGATTAAGTCTTTTGAATAACTAATCCATATTGCCCAGGGAGAAATTTCAGAGTGTGGTCGATCAAGGCGTATATATCTACCGTTTATTTTTTCGGGGAAAAGAACAACATTGCGGTAGTCAGCTTCGGTGATTAGCGAGATGCGTTCTATGGATTTAAAATCTATTGTTTTTGCCAACCCGATTCGAACTCCATGTTTTGAATAAGCACTGTAAGTGATGTAGTATTCACCTTCTATGCATGAAATCCGAGGATCTTCCACGCCGAAAGCTTCATACTCTTTGAAAATTTCCTCTGTTGCAGGAGTCATAAAAGGTTTGTCATGTACGGTAAAAGAGTACCCGTCATTGCTTTCTGCTAATCCAATAATCGAGCGTCCTGTATCGAGGTGAGAACGAAACAGCATGTAGTATTTTTCCTGATATTTTGCTACTCCGGCGTTATGCACGGTGTGGACGGCGTAAGGAACATCTTTTTTTGTTAATATTGGATTTCCCCTATAACGTTTTACAATAGGTCCTTCCATGGTTGATGTCCTCCTTGTTTATGTGTCTCTATATTGGGTTTATTATACTATGATGCCTAACTTAAATGGACAATTATTTGAGGAAACTGGGGCTAGCTTGATTTTGTTGTAATCGATGCTAAACTACCTATAATAATCGGATGAAAATCCTCACAAAAAACGTATAATCCTCTCAGAGGGAGAGGATTACATGGTATAGTGGGTCAAGCATATCGGGTCAAACAGTGAAAAAGTTGGATTTGCAAGGTGATTGCTCGCCTCCACCAGTCAAGCGCAAAACGAAATGTAACCCCAGGGAAGGTTTCCTCAACTTAATAATTAGAAATTCTCGATTCGCGCCCTGTTTTGGCTAAAGTCGGTGGTTTTAAAAAGGAAGGTACTCTGTAGTTGTAAGTTTCGTTCTTCTGATGTTGATGCCAAAGTTGGCAGTATTACCCTGAGTTAGGATTAGGGTTTTGATTTTAAAAATTTTTTACATAAAATAGATAAAATGTAAATTAGAGCAT is a window encoding:
- a CDS encoding LamG domain-containing protein, with product MAADDKYTVSLLHFDGGITDESGKVWTARGGAAVSTAQSKFGGSSLYLNGTNQYLTTPSSTDFDFGTGDFTVDWWEYRTLSTDQTFIITGTTQTFAFGLCTFNIVRCLLSSNNSAWDIADYKSMGTVILNNWTHYAAVRKGNTFYTFQNGSLISTWTSTLSIANVTGATFIGSGGASYYYQGYIDELRISKGIARWTSDFTPPTAPYSPGTMVNVPTNLVATAGDSQVSLSWAEVTGATGYNVKHATTAGGPYTTVGANVSTSNYVDTAVTNGTTYYYVVTAVNADGESANSNEASATPAKQVTPPSSDGNVLLQVTMIDSSDREFQLSATEIDGFVNWYNHHSSTDTASYSLNKNIGIQGSKEYLAFEKIISFDVMPLTK
- a CDS encoding LptF/LptG family permease; amino-acid sequence: MRILDKYILRELLGTFIFGIAVFSSLFIGTGTLFRLARYMTKYGASMFMVTKLFVYSLPGIVVLTFPMSMLLASLLSFGRLSGSSEITAMRSGGISFYRLTLPVFCVAFGVSIFAVAFNELVVPQANLAYDNLVYYEIEKNTEPKLQEHIIIKDIEQGNVQRLTYARRYDAATNSMIGLMVQEFGNGELVRVENAESANWHENKWVMHNGTIHDFSSERPTEINAVQFKEQVLSLNKDPKAITLGQKKMKEMSIPELKQEISILHNQYVSTSDYEVELHQRISIPMASLVFAMIGAPLGVQPHRSSSSIGLGISIIIIFIYYAIMTLMASLGQVGTIPAILAAWLPNIIGILVGFYLVHKASR
- a CDS encoding glycosyltransferase family 4 protein, with the protein product MKVAIISPIAWRTPPRHYGPWERVVSLLAEGLVKENIDVTLYATGDSLTTAKLRSVCKAPYEEDRELDAKVWESLHISEVMEQANEFDIIHNNYDFLPLTYSGLIKTPMVTTIHGFSSPKILPVYKKYNKKTHYVSISNADRNGELDYIKTVYHGIDIEKFTLNKEWGDYLVYFGRIHPDKGTREAIQVAKMAKMKLVIAGIIQDQSYYEKYVEPYLSDEVCYIGSVGPEERNKVLGNAYALLHPIHFNEPFGLSIVEAMACGTPVIAFNRGSMPEIIQEGINGFIVSSVEEMAGKIKEVMNISREVCRKTVECRFTQEKMVKEYIEVYKEILK
- a CDS encoding glycoside hydrolase family 130 protein, encoding MEGPIVKRYRGNPILTKKDVPYAVHTVHNAGVAKYQEKYYMLFRSHLDTGRSIIGLAESNDGYSFTVHDKPFMTPATEEIFKEYEAFGVEDPRISCIEGEYYITYSAYSKHGVRIGLAKTIDFKSIERISLITEADYRNVVLFPEKINGRYIRLDRPHSEISPWAIWISYSKDLIYWGESELIMMPVPYHWDQMKIGPGATPIKTDQGWLSIYHGVFPTMDGAIYRLGVALHKLDNPAIILGVGDSWILQPEDPWEVTGYVHNVIFTCGAILEENGTVKIYWGAADSVMCVGTAKIDDLISLCLNHNRPALP